From Curtobacterium sp. MCBA15_012:
CGGCTCGGGGTCCGCATCTCGTCCTGGTTGGAGTGCCGGGTGACGACCGCGATCGGCCGCTCGGTCGTCTCGGCGCTGTGGGCGCTCAGGCGGCGGAGGACCGGGATCGCGCGGACCCGGGTCGGGGTGTCCTCGTACCAGTCGGGTTCGGCGGAGTCGACGACCTGCGCGCTCGTGAAGCACGCGGTGATCTGCTCACGCCACTCCTCGCGGATCTCCTGACCGACGATGTCGCGGTAGAAGAGCGTCGCCGCCGAGCTGGGGCGCGCGTGGGCCACGGCCACGAACGAGCCCTCCTGGGCGGTCGGGACCCAGAGGACCATGTCGGCGAAGGACAGGTCGGCGAGGAGCTGCCAGTCCCCCACGAGCAGGTGGAGCCACTCCACGTCCGCTTCGGAGGATCGGCCTTGCGCGAGGACGAGGTCACTGAGGGTCGACACCTCGACAGTCTAGGTCCGCGCTCTTGTGGACAACCGTCGTCCATCCACAGTCGGCGGGTTTGGTATTCCTCATGTTGCACGCATTCGTACGCTCACGGCATGGGAGGGACCGGGGTGGCAGGACACGCGCGACGTTTCGAGGACGAGGACGACCCGGCGGGGCACCCGGCACCACCCGAGGTGGCGCTCGTCCCCGTCCGGACACCGCCGGAGCAGACGCCGGGTGCACACGCTCCGCCCCGGCCGGCGCTGCCCGATCCGTCGACGGCGGCCCGCGCGCTCGGCCTGTGCGTCGTCGAGGTCCTCACCGGCGGACGTGAGGTCGACAGCATCGCCCGCTGGATCACCGAGGACGTCCACCGCCACCTGCTCCAGCGTGCGGCGCTCGCGGCCCGGTCCCGGAGCCTGGGCGGCCGCACCCGGACCCGCCCGGCGCTGCGGGTCGGCGGCGTGCGCGTGTGCGAGCCCGCGCCCGGGGTGGCCGAAGCCGTCGTGGTCGTGCACACCCGCAGCCACGCCCGCGCGGTCGCGCTCCGCCTCGAGGTCCGGAAGGGGCGGTGGCAGGCCACCGCCGTCGGCGTGCTCTGACGGACCGTCAGCCGGCGCGGTGCGCCGGGTGGACGACGGACGGGAGGCGCGGTGCCAGCCGGCACCGCGCCTCCCGTCCGTCAGTGGTCGGCTCAGCCCTTCTTGGCCGCCTGGCGCCGCTCGGCGCGGTTGCTCGCCGTGGCCGCCTGGCCCGACGCGGTCGCCGCGTTGCCGAAGGCCGACCCCTGCTCGGGGCCGTCGACGACCTCGGCTTCGGCCTCGGCCTGGGCCTGCTGCGCGCGGGCGGTGGCAGCCTGCTCGAGCCGCCCCTGCTCGTCGCGGACCTCGACCTCGCCGTCGATCGACGGTGCCGAGTACTCGAGGCCGGTGGCCTCGCCCTCGTCGAGACCCTTGGCCGCGATCACGGCGTTGTCGCCGTCGGACTGCACCTGGACCTCGAGGTTGAACAGGTAGCCGACCGACTCCTCGCGGATCTGCCCCATCATGCTCTGGAACAGGGCGTAGCCCTCGCGCTGGTACTCGACCAGCGGGTCGCGCTGGGCCATCGCACGGAGGCCGATGCCGTCCTTGAGGTAGTCCATCTCGTAGAGGTGGTCGCGCCAGCGGCGGTCGATCACCGAGAGGACGACGCGACGCTCGAGCTCACGCATGGCCTCCTCGCCGAGGAGCTCTTCGCGCTTCTGGTACGCGAGCTTCGCGTCCGAGAGGATCTCCCGACCGAGGAACTCGCGCGAGGCCTTGCCCTTCGAGCCCGCCTCGGTGATGACCTCGTCGATCGAGATCGAGATGGGGAACAGGGTCCCGAGCTCGGTCCACATCGCGTCGAGGTCCCAGTCGTCCGGCGAGCCCTCGCCCGTGTGGGTGTCGATGACGTCGTCGACGACGCTCTTCAGGAACGTCTGCGCACGCTCGTGGATGTCGTCACCCTCGAGGATGTGGCGGCGGTCGCTGTAGATCGCCTCGCGCTGCCGGTTCAGGACGTCGTCGTACTTGAGGACGTTCTTACGGATCTCGGCGTTGCGGCCCTCGACCTGCGCCTGTGCGGAGCGGATCGCGCGGCTGACGAGCTTGTTCTCGATCGCCATGTCGTCCGGCACGTTCGACCGGCCCATGAGGCTCTCGGCCGCACCGGAGTTGAACAGGCGCATCAGGTCGTCGGTCAGCGACAGGTAGAAGCGGCTCTCGCCCGGGTCACCCTGACGACCGGAACGGCCACGGAGCTGGTTGTCGATGCGGCGCGACTCGTGACGCTCGGTGCCGAGGACGTACAGCCCGCCGGCTGCGCGGACCTTGTCGCCCTCTTCCTCGACGGTCTTCTTGACCTCGGCGAAGACCTCGTCCCAGGCGGCCTCGTACTCCTCCGGGGTCTCGGTCGGCGACAGACCCTTGGCGTGCATCTCCTGCACCGCGAGGAACTCCGAGTTGCCGCCGAGCATGATGTCGGTACCACGGCCGGCCATGTTCGTCGCGACCGTCACGGCGCCGAGGCGACCCGCCTGCGCGACGATCGCGGCCTCACGCGCGTGGTTCTTCGCGTTGAGGACCTCGTGCTTGACGCCCTTCTTCGCGAGGAGCTTCGACAGGTACTCGGACTTCTCGACGCTCGTGGTGCCGACGAGGACCGGCTGGCCCTTCTCGTGCCGCTCGGCGATGTCGACCGCGACCTGCTCGAACTTCGCCTTCTCGTTCTTGTAGACGAGGTCGGTCTGGTCGATGCGCTGCATCGGCCGGTTCGTCGGGATCGGGACCACGCCGAGCTTGTACGTCGACATGAACTCGGCCGCTTCGGTCTCGGCGGTACCGGTCATGCCGGAGAGCTTCTGGTACAGGCGGAAGTAGTTCTGCAGCGTGACGGTCGCGAGGGTCTGGTTCTCGGCCTTGACCTCCACGCCCTCCTTCGCCTCGATCGCCTGGTGGATGCCCTCGTTGTAGCGACGGCCCATGAGGATGCGGCCGGTGTGCTCGTCGACGATGAGCACCTCGCCGTTCATCACGACGTAGTCCTTGTCGCGCTTGAACAGGGCGACGGCCTTGATCGAGTTGTTGAGGAACGAGATGAGCGGGGTGTTCGCCGACTCGTAGAGGTTGTCGATGCCGAGGTAGTCCTCGACCTTCTCGATGCCGGGCTCGAGGACGCCGACGGTGCGCTTCTTCTCGTCGACCTCGTAGTCCTCGCCCGGGATGAGCCGCGTGGCGATCGACGCGAACTCGGTGAACCAGCGGTTCGCCTCGCCCGAGGAGGGGCCGGAGATGATGAGCGGCGTGCGGGCCTCGTCGATGAGGATCGAGTCGACCTCGTCCACGATCGCGAAGAAGTGACCGCGCTGCACCATGTCGGACGACTGCCACGCCATGTTGTCGCGCAGGTAGTCGAAGCCGAACTCGTTGTTCGTGCCGTAGGTGATGTCGGCGGCGTACTGCTCGCGGCGCTCGGCCGGGGACTGGTTCGCGATGATGCAGCCCGTGGTCATGCCCAGCGCACGGAAGACGCGGCCCATGATCTCGGACTGGTACGACGCGAGGAAGTCGTTGACCGTGATGACGTGCACGCCGCGCGACGGGATGGCGTTGAGGTACGCCGCCGTGGTCGCGACGAGGGTCTTGCCCTCACCGGTCTTCATCTCGGCGATGTTGCCGAGGTGCAGGGCCGCGCCGCCCATGAGCTGCACGTCGAAGTGCCGCATGCCGAGGGTGCGCTTCGCCGCCTCCCGCACCGCGGCGAACGCCTCGGGCAGCAGGTCGTCGAGGGTCTCCCCGTTGGCGTAGCGCTCGCGGAGCTCCTTGGTCTCGCCCTGGAGCTCCTCGTCCGTGAGGCTCGAGAAGTCGTCCTCGAGGTCGTTGATGGCCGAGGCGTACGCCTTCAGCCGACGGAGGGTGCGCCCTTCGCCGATGCGGAGGACCTTCTCCAGCACGTTTGCCACGTGAGCTCCTTACGGGGTCGTCGCGCGCGACCTGCGCGAGCCGAACAGCCAGTCATGCTAGCAACCCGCCGGAAGCCCGCGCTGGGAGGGACGCGGGTGTGCGCGGCCCGCGGGGGCGGACCGCGCACACGGTGGGTGGTGGTGCGTCAGGCGACGGCGGTGGTCGCCTCGCGCGGTGCCTCGGCGTCGGCGGCGCCGCTGCCCGGCTCGGCGATGCCGATCACGCCGTAGTCCCAACCCTTGCGCCGGTAGACCACGCTCGGGCGCTGGGTCTCGGCGTCGACGAACAGGTAGAAGTCGTGTCCGACGAGCTCCATCCGGTAGAGCGCGTCGTCGACGGTCATCGGGCCCTCCTCGAAGACCTTCCGGCGGATGACCACGGGCGAGTAGACCTCGGTGTCGTCGTCGTGGTCACGGTCGGCCTCGACCACCGGGACGGCTCCGGTCGCGACGGTCTCGATGAGCTTGCCGTCCGCGGGCGTCACGTCCATGTGCTCGAACCCGGAGCCGGCGGCCTCGGCGACCGAGGTCGGGCGGTGGCGGCCACGGTGCACCTTGCGGCGGTCGCGGGCCCGGCGCAGCCGCTCGGTGATCCGCGCGAAGGCCAGGTCGAACGCCGCGTACTTGTCCGATGCGGCCGACTCGGCCCGCACGAGGGGGCCGGGACCGATCAGCGTCAGCTCGACGCGGTCCTCTCCCCCGGACCCGCCGGACTTCTCGTTGTGGCGGCTGAGGCGCACCTCGAAGGCGAGGGCGCGGTCGGCGAGCACGTCGATCTTCTCGGACTTCTGTTCCACGTAGGTGCGGAATCGATCGGTGACCCCGACGTTCCGGCCCGTGATCGTCACGTCCATGTGGCGGCTCCCATCCGTACTTCGGCGCGTCGCCTCCATCCGGCGATCCCGAACGCCTTGCCGCGAGGCTAGACCCCCGGCAGCCGGGCCGTCACCACCCCTCGGCGGGTCGGCCCGGACACCCACCGGACACCCAGGCGACACCCGGCGTCCACCCCGGCGGGGACCGGACCGCGGACACTCGCCGCCGTCCTGGTCGGGCATCCCTCGGCCCGGGCGCGGACACCGGCCGTCCGCCTCGTGCGACGGCACTCGGCCCCGGCGCGGACACCGGCCGTCCGCCTCGTGCGACGGCACTCGGCCCCGGCGCGGACGCCGGCCGTCCGCCTCGTGCGACGGCACCCGGCCCCGGCGCGGACACCGGCCGCGGGCAACGTCGGTCATCCCTCGACCTCGGCGAGGGCGACGCAGCGCACGACCCGTCCGCCGGCAGCACGCACGGCGCGGACGGCCTCGGCCATCGTGACGCCCGTCGTGACCACGTCGTCGACCAGCACGACGTCGCGACCGCGCAGCCGGATCGGCGCACGGAGCGTCCCCACGGTCGCGGCGACCCGTTCGGTGGCGGTCCGTTCCTTCTGGCCGTGCGCCCGGCCGCGCGGACCACCGGCACCGTGCTCGGTGCGGCGACGTGGTTCCGGGACGCGCAGCAGCGCGGGCGGTCGCCGGACACCGGCCCGGGCGAGCAGCAGGACCACCGGGTCGAACCCGCGGCGCCGGCGCCCGGAGCGGGACGGGGGCACGCGGACGAGGACGGCCCCCGGGGAGGATGCGAGTGCCGCTCCGACGACGGCGCCGAACCGTGCGGCGAGCACCCCGGCGAGGTCCACCCGGCCGCGGAGCTTCAGCTCGAGGACGAGGGTCCGCACCGCCCCCTCGTACCCGTGGGCGGCGTCGAGTCGGACGCCGGCGACGAGGCGGCGGCGCTGCGGCAGGGCATCGACGGCGGCGCGGCAGGCCCGGCACACCGCACGGTCGGGTGCGCCGCAGACAACGCACGAGACCGGCAGGAGGAGGCCGACGACGGCCGCGACGGCATCGGCCCACGGTCGGGCCGCACCGGGTCGGACCACGGCGGGTCGAACCGCGGCGGGTCGGACCGCACCAGGTCGGACCGCGGCGGGTCGGACCGCGGCCGGCGGATCCGTGGTGGGGGGATCTGTGGTGGGCACGCACCCATGCTCGGCGCGACCCACCGTCGGACGCGCGCCGGTGCGGCGGACTGTGGACGGGCCTCCAGTCCGACGGCCCTGTGGAGGAAGACCGGACCCGCTGGGACGACCGCCCGCCCGGACGACCGCCCGCCCGCGCGCCGCGCCCCTCCGCCTCCGTCAGCGCTGGATGCCGAGCACGTCCGCCGTCACGCCCGTGGTGTCCCACCCGCCGCCCGAGGACTGCAGCACGGTGCCGTCCGACATCCGGAGCAGCATCGACCCACCGCTGCCGCCCGCGACCGTCGTGGCGGTGCCCTCGGCCTTCGGCAGCGTCGTCGAGCGGCCACCGACCGTCGACCGGACGACGTCGGGGCCGCTGTCGGCCTGCCCGACCGACACGACGTCGCTGTCGTTCACCCACGCGGCACCGACGGCCTGGCCGGTGGCCGCCTGCACACGGACCGGCGGGCCGAGGCTCGTCGGGGTGCGGTCCGAGCCGCGGGTGATCGCCATGACGTAGAGCGCCGGGCCGTCCGCGGTCTGGATGAGGGCGAGTGCCCGGGTCGAGTCCCGGGAGACCTGGAAGGACACGAGCTGGCCCGCGGGCAGCGTCGTGGTGACCTGGTGCGGGTCGCCGCCGAGCCCGTAGGCGGTGACCTGCCGGGTGTCGCCGGCCCGGCCGACCCAGACGTACCCGAGGTCGTCGACGGACGGCGGGACCAGGCCCTCGGACGCGTCGACCCGCAGGGCGTCACGACCCCGGACGACCACCACACCGCTCGCGTTGCCGACCGCGACCGTCGAGCCGTCGGACCCGAGGGCGAACGACGTCGGGTCGAGCGCGGCCACGGCGTCGCCGGTTCCGCCGCCGAGCGCGGCGACCTTGCCGCCGGCCGCCGCGAAGCCGACCTGGTCGTCGCGGAGCACCAGCGGACGCGGGTCGACGTCGGGGTTGACCTGCGCCGCGGAGCCGTCCTGCTCGGGGTTCGCGAACGTCGCGCCCTCGATCGTGATCGACACCGAGGACACCGACGCGACCGACGCCAGCGACCGCGTGAGCTGTTCGCGCATGCGCGCCTTGTCGGCTCCGCTGGCGCCCAGAGCACCGCTCGACAGGTCGACCGCGGCGGTGCCGTTCTCGATCGTCACGGCGTTCAGGGACAGCTGCGTGCCCTCCGGGAAGGCGGAGACGACCGCGCCCTTGAGCCACTCGGCCGGTCCGGCGAGCAGCGCGCTCGCGATCCGGGTGCTCGTCGACGACCGCGCCAGGAACCACCGTTCGTCGGGCACGAGGTACTGGTAGGTCGGGTCGAAGAAGTAGAGGGCGTGCTCCTGGAACGACGCCTCGAAGCTCACCGGGGTCAGGACGATCCCGTCGGGGGCGTACGCGATCCGCCACTCGCCGTCCTGTCGGACGAACTGGAACGTCAGGGTCGAGGTCGTCGGTCGGACGGCCTGGGTGTACTCGCCGTTCGCGTCCACCGTGGCCGTCGCGGTCAGCGTGTAGGTCAGCTCCCGGTCGGCCGCCCGCTCGACCGTGCCGTTGCCGGGGACGATCGTGACGCCGCGGCGGGGGTTCCACTTGCTCGCGAACCCGTCGGCGAGGAACGCCCGGGCGATCGCGTAGTCGTCCTGCGCGCCCGTGCCGGCGGCGATGAACCCGCGCAGCACGGCGGTCTGGTCGGCTCCGGCGACCGGGCGGTCGGGGCGGTAGTCGAACCCCGAGATCGACTCGTCCTGCACGGACTGCCCGGCGCGGACCGGGCCGTCGGTCGGGATCGCGGCGCAGGCTGCCAGGGCGACGGCGGCGAGGGCCGCCGTGACGACGGCGACCAGCGGACGGAGGCGGCGGCGCACGCGCGGGCGGGCTGCAGAGCGCGGGGGCCCGGAACGCGGGGGCACGGCGGACGCCGGGCGGTCGTCGGGACGCGTGGGCATCAGCGGTCCTCCCTGACGGCGCGGGGGCCGTCGTAGTCCTCGTCGAGCTCGGGCAGCGGGATCGCCGAGGTCGCGGTGCCGACGGCCTCGCCGCGGGGCAGGGTGAGCACGAACGTCGAGCCCTCGCTCGGCCGCGACCAGACGTCGATGCGGCCACCGTGCAGCCGGGCGTCCCCGAGTGAGATCGCCAGCCCCAGCCCGGTGCCGCCGATGGTGCGCCGGCGACTCGGGTCGGCCCGCCAGAACCGGTCGAACACGCGCGCGGCGTCCTCGGGCGGCATCCCGATGCCCTGGTCGCGCACGGCGATCGCGACGGACCGCGAGTCGCTGTCGACGACGACCTGGACCGGCTTCCCGTCGGCGTGCTCGATCGCGTTGCCGACGAGGTTGCGCAGGATGCGCCGCACCCGCTTGGCGTCGAGCTGCATGGTCGTGTGCCCGCCCGGCGTCACGAGCTGCAGGGCGGTGTCGGCCCGCTCGGCGAGCGGCTGGAACTCCTCGACGATGTCCGCGGCGAGCGCCGCCGGTACCACCGGCTCGGTGTCGAGCTGCACGGCCTGGGCGTCGTACCGGGAGATCTCGAGCAGGTCCGCGAGCAGGAGTTCGAACCGCTCGACCTGGGTGTGCAGGAGCTCGGCGGACCGGCCGACCGAGGGCTCGAAGGAGTGCCGCGAGTCGAACAGCATGTCGCCCGCGAGCCGGATCGTGGTCAGCGGCGTCCGGAGCTCGTGGGACACGTCGGACACGAAGCGCTGCTGCACCCGGGAGAGCTCGGCGAGCTGGGTGATCTGGCGGCTCACGGCGTCGGCCATGTCGTTGAAGCTCCGCGCCAGGATCGCGATGTCGTCGTAGCCGCGGACCGGGATGCGTTCGTCGAGGCGTCCGGCGGCGATCTTGCGACTGGTCTCGGCCGCGCCGCGGATCGGGACGACGACGAGCCGCACCACGAGCGACGTCACGAGCGCGATGAGCACGATGAGCGCGACGCCGCCGATGGACAGGGTCTGCGACACGAAGTCGAGCGTCTGCTGCGCGTCGGACAGGTCGTAGACGATGTACAGCTCGTACTGCCCCGCGCTCGGGATCTGCAGCACGGAACCGACCGCGAGCCCGGGTTCGCGGCGCCCGCCGTCGTCGAGCTGCACGGCCTGCAGGCTGAGGCGGCCGGTGTCCTTCGCGACCTCTCGCCGCAGCTGGTCGGTGATCACGGCGTCGGGGAACTCGGGGCTCGCGAGGTTCTGCAGCGTCTGCGGGCTGGTCTGCCCGGGCGTGCGCTCGATCGCGATGGTCGTCCCGCCCGGGCTCGTGGTGTTCGACAGGATCGACTGCTGCGCCTCGCTCTGCAGTGTCTCGAGCTCGGACTGGTTGTTGTCCTCGCCCGCGGTCGCGGCGTCGAAGATGCCCTGGGCGACGACCGTCGCGCGGGCCGACTCCGCCTCGATCTGGTCGCGGCGCTGCGCGTAGACGTTGTTCGAGATGCTGATCATGACCGCGGTGCCGATCACGGCGACCGCGAGCCCGGTGGTCGCGACGGTGATCGCGACGGACCGCACCATGAGGGACCGTCGCCAGAGCCAGGCGAGCGCGTACCAGCCACGCCGCACCCAGCGGCGCACCCGGCGGCGGGCACGACGGGCCCACCCGCGGCCGGGTGCGCCGTTGGCGGACGGTCCCGGCGGCATCGTGGTCAGGCCCCTCCGGCCCGGTAGCCGACGCCGCGCACGGTCGTGACGATCCGCGGGTTGTCCGGGTCGTGCTCGATCTTCGCCCGGAGGCGCTGCACGTGGACGTTCACGAGCCGGGTGTCGGCCTTGTAGTGGTAGCCCCAGACCTGGTCGAGGAGCATCTCGCGCGTGAACACCTGGTTCGGCTTCTCGGCGAGCGCGCGGAGCAGGTCGAACTCGAGCGGCGTGAGCGCGATGACGGTGTCGCCGCGGCGCACCTCGTGGGCGGCGACGTCGACGGTGAGGTCCCCGGCGTGCAGCACGGTGCCGTCGGTCGCGGTCGGGCGCAGCCGGGTCTTGATCCGGGCGACGAGCTCCTTCGGGTTGAACGGCTTCACGACGTAGTCGTCGGCACCGTTCTCGAGCCCGGCGACGACGTCGGCGGTGTCGCCCTTGGCCGTGAGCATGATGATCGGCGTGCCGCTCTCGGCGCGGATGCGCTTGCAGACCTCGATGCCGTCGATCCCCGGCAGCATGACGTCGAGGAGCACGAGGTCGGGCTTGGTCGCGTGGAAGGCGTCGACGGCGTCGTTGCCGTCGGCACTGAAGTCGGGCTCGTAGCCCTCGGAGCGGAGGACGATGCCGATCATCTCGGCGAGGGCCTGGTCGTCGTCGACGACGAGGATGCGCGGTGTCATGCGTGTGGACTCCGAGTGGCGGGCGGCGGGTGCCGGACCGGCACCCACCGCCACGATAGCGTCCGGCCCCGGCAGGGCGGGTTTTCCGCCAGGATGGGAGTGTCCGCGCGTCCGCAGCGCGGCCGGAGCACGACGAGGGGGCGGCGATGTCCGACTGGCAGGTACCGGGAGCGCCGGGGTCGCGTGGCGAGGACGACCGGACGGGAGGCCCGGCGCACGACCGCGGGCAGCAGCAGCCCGGCGGGTGGCCGGGTCAGCAGCAGCCCGGCACGTGGTCGGGCGGGCCCGG
This genomic window contains:
- a CDS encoding Rv3235 family protein, which codes for MGGTGVAGHARRFEDEDDPAGHPAPPEVALVPVRTPPEQTPGAHAPPRPALPDPSTAARALGLCVVEVLTGGREVDSIARWITEDVHRHLLQRAALAARSRSLGGRTRTRPALRVGGVRVCEPAPGVAEAVVVVHTRSHARAVALRLEVRKGRWQATAVGVL
- the mtrB gene encoding MtrAB system histidine kinase MtrB yields the protein MPPGPSANGAPGRGWARRARRRVRRWVRRGWYALAWLWRRSLMVRSVAITVATTGLAVAVIGTAVMISISNNVYAQRRDQIEAESARATVVAQGIFDAATAGEDNNQSELETLQSEAQQSILSNTTSPGGTTIAIERTPGQTSPQTLQNLASPEFPDAVITDQLRREVAKDTGRLSLQAVQLDDGGRREPGLAVGSVLQIPSAGQYELYIVYDLSDAQQTLDFVSQTLSIGGVALIVLIALVTSLVVRLVVVPIRGAAETSRKIAAGRLDERIPVRGYDDIAILARSFNDMADAVSRQITQLAELSRVQQRFVSDVSHELRTPLTTIRLAGDMLFDSRHSFEPSVGRSAELLHTQVERFELLLADLLEISRYDAQAVQLDTEPVVPAALAADIVEEFQPLAERADTALQLVTPGGHTTMQLDAKRVRRILRNLVGNAIEHADGKPVQVVVDSDSRSVAIAVRDQGIGMPPEDAARVFDRFWRADPSRRRTIGGTGLGLAISLGDARLHGGRIDVWSRPSEGSTFVLTLPRGEAVGTATSAIPLPELDEDYDGPRAVREDR
- the mtrA gene encoding MtrAB system response regulator MtrA translates to MTPRILVVDDDQALAEMIGIVLRSEGYEPDFSADGNDAVDAFHATKPDLVLLDVMLPGIDGIEVCKRIRAESGTPIIMLTAKGDTADVVAGLENGADDYVVKPFNPKELVARIKTRLRPTATDGTVLHAGDLTVDVAAHEVRRGDTVIALTPLEFDLLRALAEKPNQVFTREMLLDQVWGYHYKADTRLVNVHVQRLRAKIEHDPDNPRIVTTVRGVGYRAGGA
- the hpf gene encoding ribosome hibernation-promoting factor, HPF/YfiA family; translated protein: MDVTITGRNVGVTDRFRTYVEQKSEKIDVLADRALAFEVRLSRHNEKSGGSGGEDRVELTLIGPGPLVRAESAASDKYAAFDLAFARITERLRRARDRRKVHRGRHRPTSVAEAAGSGFEHMDVTPADGKLIETVATGAVPVVEADRDHDDDTEVYSPVVIRRKVFEEGPMTVDDALYRMELVGHDFYLFVDAETQRPSVVYRRKGWDYGVIGIAEPGSGAADAEAPREATTAVA
- the secA gene encoding preprotein translocase subunit SecA gives rise to the protein MANVLEKVLRIGEGRTLRRLKAYASAINDLEDDFSSLTDEELQGETKELRERYANGETLDDLLPEAFAAVREAAKRTLGMRHFDVQLMGGAALHLGNIAEMKTGEGKTLVATTAAYLNAIPSRGVHVITVNDFLASYQSEIMGRVFRALGMTTGCIIANQSPAERREQYAADITYGTNNEFGFDYLRDNMAWQSSDMVQRGHFFAIVDEVDSILIDEARTPLIISGPSSGEANRWFTEFASIATRLIPGEDYEVDEKKRTVGVLEPGIEKVEDYLGIDNLYESANTPLISFLNNSIKAVALFKRDKDYVVMNGEVLIVDEHTGRILMGRRYNEGIHQAIEAKEGVEVKAENQTLATVTLQNYFRLYQKLSGMTGTAETEAAEFMSTYKLGVVPIPTNRPMQRIDQTDLVYKNEKAKFEQVAVDIAERHEKGQPVLVGTTSVEKSEYLSKLLAKKGVKHEVLNAKNHAREAAIVAQAGRLGAVTVATNMAGRGTDIMLGGNSEFLAVQEMHAKGLSPTETPEEYEAAWDEVFAEVKKTVEEEGDKVRAAGGLYVLGTERHESRRIDNQLRGRSGRQGDPGESRFYLSLTDDLMRLFNSGAAESLMGRSNVPDDMAIENKLVSRAIRSAQAQVEGRNAEIRKNVLKYDDVLNRQREAIYSDRRHILEGDDIHERAQTFLKSVVDDVIDTHTGEGSPDDWDLDAMWTELGTLFPISISIDEVITEAGSKGKASREFLGREILSDAKLAYQKREELLGEEAMRELERRVVLSVIDRRWRDHLYEMDYLKDGIGLRAMAQRDPLVEYQREGYALFQSMMGQIREESVGYLFNLEVQVQSDGDNAVIAAKGLDEGEATGLEYSAPSIDGEVEVRDEQGRLEQAATARAQQAQAEAEAEVVDGPEQGSAFGNAATASGQAATASNRAERRQAAKKG
- a CDS encoding phosphoribosyltransferase family protein translates to MVRPGAARPWADAVAAVVGLLLPVSCVVCGAPDRAVCRACRAAVDALPQRRRLVAGVRLDAAHGYEGAVRTLVLELKLRGRVDLAGVLAARFGAVVGAALASSPGAVLVRVPPSRSGRRRRGFDPVVLLLARAGVRRPPALLRVPEPRRRTEHGAGGPRGRAHGQKERTATERVAATVGTLRAPIRLRGRDVVLVDDVVTTGVTMAEAVRAVRAAGGRVVRCVALAEVEG
- a CDS encoding LpqB family beta-propeller domain-containing protein; translation: MPTRPDDRPASAVPPRSGPPRSAARPRVRRRLRPLVAVVTAALAAVALAACAAIPTDGPVRAGQSVQDESISGFDYRPDRPVAGADQTAVLRGFIAAGTGAQDDYAIARAFLADGFASKWNPRRGVTIVPGNGTVERAADRELTYTLTATATVDANGEYTQAVRPTTSTLTFQFVRQDGEWRIAYAPDGIVLTPVSFEASFQEHALYFFDPTYQYLVPDERWFLARSSTSTRIASALLAGPAEWLKGAVVSAFPEGTQLSLNAVTIENGTAAVDLSSGALGASGADKARMREQLTRSLASVASVSSVSITIEGATFANPEQDGSAAQVNPDVDPRPLVLRDDQVGFAAAGGKVAALGGGTGDAVAALDPTSFALGSDGSTVAVGNASGVVVVRGRDALRVDASEGLVPPSVDDLGYVWVGRAGDTRQVTAYGLGGDPHQVTTTLPAGQLVSFQVSRDSTRALALIQTADGPALYVMAITRGSDRTPTSLGPPVRVQAATGQAVGAAWVNDSDVVSVGQADSGPDVVRSTVGGRSTTLPKAEGTATTVAGGSGGSMLLRMSDGTVLQSSGGGWDTTGVTADVLGIQR